The Allocoprobacillus halotolerans nucleotide sequence TCTTCCATTGGTGTTTTGTCAGGGTATACAGAAATACCTAATTTGTGCATATTCATTTTCCTCCTTATAAAGCCATTATAACACTTTTGGCTATAGATTTTAAGCAAAAAGATAGAAGATCATTATTTTAATACAGACTACAAAATCTAAGCATAAAGAAGTCATGAATCAGCTATCAAATAAAAATATATGCTTGTAAGACTTCGCAAAATCATAGATTTATGATATAACAGAAGATAGAGAATATAAGAAAGGAGCCAAGAATCATGAGTTTAGAGATATGTTTATCATTTGTTGTGACTTTCATATTGAGTTTAATTCTTGTTCCAACGGTAGGAAAAGTATCAAAACAACTTGGGATTATTGCTCATACAAATAAAAGAACAATTCATAAAGGTGTGATTGCTAGAACGGGTGGATATGGCATCTATATGAGTTTTTTAATAGGAACAATGATTTTTTTAAAGACGGATACACAAATTAATGCCATGTTAATTGGTGGATTTATTATGTTTTTAACAGGATTTTATGATGATATTCATGATTTATCCCCTAAATTAAAATTATTAGGTCAAATTATTGCTGCATTGGTTGTCATTATTTATGGAGATATTGTTTTAAAAGGCTTTTCGTTACCTTTTTTACCAGACTCTGTGTCCTATATTTTTGCAATCATGATTACAATATTGTGGATTGTAGGTATTAGTAATGCAATTAATTTAATTGATGGTTTAGATGGTTTATGTGCTGGTATTTCAATTATTGTTTTAGTCACAATATCTTTAACATCATTGACTTATGGCCGTAGTGATATATCATCACTTTCCTTACTTTTAGCTGGTGCCATTGGAGGCTTTCTGGTTTTTAATTTTCATCCAGCATCTATTTTCTTAGGTGATTGTGGTGCTTTGTTTATTGGCTTTATGATTGCAGTTATTTCCTTGCTTGGATTTGGTTATAAGAGTTCTTCTTTCTTTACTTTAGGAGCACCGATTGTTGTTTTAATGGTGCCTATTATGGATACTTTTATTGCGATTATTCGTCGTAAAGTTCATCATAAAAGTTTTAGTGAAGCTGATCGTAATCATCTTCATCATAAATTAATGTTTTCATTAGAACTAGGA carries:
- a CDS encoding MraY family glycosyltransferase, whose product is MSLEICLSFVVTFILSLILVPTVGKVSKQLGIIAHTNKRTIHKGVIARTGGYGIYMSFLIGTMIFLKTDTQINAMLIGGFIMFLTGFYDDIHDLSPKLKLLGQIIAALVVIIYGDIVLKGFSLPFLPDSVSYIFAIMITILWIVGISNAINLIDGLDGLCAGISIIVLVTISLTSLTYGRSDISSLSLLLAGAIGGFLVFNFHPASIFLGDCGALFIGFMIAVISLLGFGYKSSSFFTLGAPIVVLMVPIMDTFIAIIRRKVHHKSFSEADRNHLHHKLMFSLELGQTKSVLILYAVTVLFSLCSYLYLFDKVGATILFIALMLLFELFVEATNMIDRKYKPFLTILNIFIKSEYLPSIKDTKPYQKIIQKAKKDML